A stretch of DNA from Perca flavescens isolate YP-PL-M2 chromosome 11, PFLA_1.0, whole genome shotgun sequence:
CAGGGGCAGCGGTAACACAGAGGTATACTTAAAGCAGATACTATAAACGGGTTTGCTGGGTACTCATATCTATAGTAAAGATATTGGAGGGTGCGTTAATGTATAGTAAACTATAGAAAACTGGAAACGTAGATGGCATACAGCGGTGGTATACATGTGTGCCATTTAGTAATATCTCCAGAGGACCGTAAGTAATTAAAACCCACAGCGTGTTACTTTTTATGTCACTGAGTTTcttgccatattctgctttttttgtaaCAGCTCTGTTGCCATCATGTTTGTCCCTCTGGTCCATCATTTCACATCAAGTCCTCCTTGCTTCTGCAACAGTATAGCAACACAAATGCCACAAGACAGTTGTTTTGTGAGTCTCAACGTCTGCAGTGTTGCAGCCCTCACACTTCTTGTATTGTTTGCATTTTTGTAAGCGTTTTGTAAAAGAAACTGCACTGAAAGCTGGAAATTGACATGTGGTGATACATAGTTACTAGTTTGTTATGTACAGCTGGCTGTACATGCTCATTTGTTGTATGAGACTACATTATATTAAGGTGTTTCTAATCTGTatgtaagtttttattttttatttattttttttattttttaaataacactttGATAATATTCTTATATACTTCTTATATTTAAGATTTAAGATACTTtgttaatcccacactggggaaattcctgtgctactaTACTCTTATATATGTTACAGATtctcaatttattttttatttatataaaaaaaaaaaatttaaaaaaatgtatacgtTTGATCAATTTTGTACAGATgtagtaacctgactccgccagatggattgcttcgcatttgctcggcatatccatctgggaactttccgttggagaacttttgggaaggggcggaaatactagttagctgattggatgaaccatctgtttatcacctatgttggtgatagacgggccaaatcaaccaatcagatccacgaagtgtatgaaaatacaaccacaagcccgcccctgctgctgcaggcaaagcatagctcgatACAAGcgacatgtcggtaaaggagatttgccgtttgtgtcaGGACGGTCTCCCGAGGCTACCGATGTAGTGAATCTTTGTTTTTGGAAAAACATGTCCTATGTATTTATAATGCACAACAGTACTAAGTGACCTCGAATGTTTGTCTGCATACAGTTTGGGTTATTCCTCACTTAAGTTGCATTTAGTAGGTCACTGggcagttgttgtttttcagcAAAGAAGCAACGCCATACAGTACATCAAGTGCATGTACCAGTAAAGCAGTATTTTTGTGATGTTGGCATCTTCACCAAGCATCATATCGTCTATAACCGGTCAACTCCGCTGGTGGAAACTAGGGCTGCCacttcttagtcgattagtcgactaatccgtcgttttggtcttagtcgactaacatttttttagtcgattagtcattttttatgcttattcatgcttaattactcatttccaagaaacttataaGCATGTTTATgttaaacacaagatttaaagtggtgcttttgcaagattaattgtggagaaactcagttttactgatggttaattaactacatttatattgtgcttttctagtcttaacaacctctcaaagcgcacagctctgtcaattaaatcaactaattgattagtcgacaaaattgtataagtgttagtcgactaagaatttctttagtcgaggacagccctagtggaAGCTAGACATGGTGATATTGCAGTAgaatttaaataatgtttattggttatgaaggaaaaaaatcaatgtgTTCATTTCTTATCTGGAAGGAATGAATCCGTCTAAATAGTAGCTTAGATCCAGTTGTTTTGCTAGTGTGTTTAAAGCATCTCGTTCTTGGCATGTGACCTATTAAGTGCATTTTCTTGGAACAGCATGTCATTTTTCTCTTGGCTATCTGCttgtataactgtgtgtgtgtgtgaacgtgaCCCTGTTAGTCGTGGGTGTTATTCCTCAAGAGCCGCAGTTGTACTGGATATTTTGGTCTTGATAATTAACTAAACCTGTCCTTCAGTTAAAGATGAGACCGGAACAGATAAGTGTGGCTTAGAACCTCTTAATAACCTATTTGGCTTCTTATGAAGTGCTAAAGTGTTTGACTGGGATCAGAGGTGAGCATCAGCTGACATCAGTACAGGTATTCAGAGGCTATCTTCCTGGTACTTGTGCTTAATAAGCCAGGACTGTGCCGTGATACCCAAATTAGCTAAAGCCCACTTTTTAAAGGTGACTACTGACTTTTAAATCTCTTGGAAACTCAAGACTGTGCTCTGTGTTTTCAAGATATGTCTCTGCCCCCTCTCCCACTTTCTTGTCTCCGTACTACTTCTAGATACCTCCAGTATCTTCTGTGGACCTTACCTAGCTGTGCTGTGACCTCCTCTctatatttttttcctcatgtTTGCTCAATGCCACACCAGACcttattttcaattttattgGCTTAACATTTGGCTTTTGTCAGTGTTTCAAAGATTTAACACATTTCTTAATTGGTTGACCTTTTAATTGATAATTATGTATGAAAAATAATGAAAGCTTTATAATTACCggtttctgtatttgtttttcttatgctgaggtgtgtgggtgtgggtgatTTTGGGTGATTTTGGGTGTACATGGAATGTGTCGGAGTGGCCTTTTAGACTGTGTAGGGAGGTGTGTGGGAGGGGGTCTTATTTAGAGGATGTCTGAGGTGGGAATTTCTGTGTGGAGTAGTTGTTTTAGGTGTCTCTGTCTGGCCAAGATACTCCCCCCTGTAAGGCATTTTTGGGTGTGTGCTAATGCTGTTTGAGTCACATTGACCTTGTTAATTTCCCATGCATAACATTGTCTGAAAGACATTTGACAGATGTGTAATATCCCAATAAAATAAGTCATACAGTATCTTGCAAAAAACAGCTGCGGTCTGCAGGAGTTTAAAATTGCATAAGACATGTTTTAATCAAGTCAGTGACAGTCCAGGCATTGCTTGAAAATATGCATCCAATGTCTTTTGTGCTACAGTGGAGGATGGTGGCGTTttaaagagacttaagatacagttttaggggaccactaaggtctatataaaagcatccaaagagcaccatgtcatgggacctttaacttttATTCTGTCAAAAATGTCTTGGTGTGTCAATTAATACCTCAAATAgccttttaaatgtttaatattgGTCAGATATTTAAGGTAGCCAATGGGATTTGATTGACAAAAACTCAATTATTTTTGATTCTGACAGAAGTTAAACCAGTTGGGATTAACGTATATCTTGTTAGTATATTTTCACCATTTGGACTGTATTCATCTACTGTGCACACAATGTCACCCTTTGCACCTTACAATAGTCTCCGGTTTAACACTTTACAGCCTGAACACCTAGTTTTTGCCCCTTGTGCTATAAGTAAGACTTGattatttgaaaagaaaatgtaaatgatggAGGCTTGTTTTGCCAGGCTTTCTTGATGATGTGGCTCAGCACCACAGTTCTGCAGTGCTGTACAAGGCCACATGGGGGCAACATAGGTATAGTCCCGATAGCACTCCATGGATGTCCAGAGCAATTTGATTGAACAACTGCCCATGGTTTATTTCCATCTGATTATTATCCTCTGGACATACAGCTTGCGTTACTATAGATAGTATGGATAATGTTGATTATTTCATGCAATGTGCTGAAAAATATggtgtcacatttttgttgtggGCAGTGTCTAATGCTGGTATAATTGTTTTTGACATACGGTTAGAGTAGCCATAGCCTCTGTATACTACTTTATTGTTCCCAAAACAGGGCAATTAATTTTGCAGAAAGGGCTATAGTATAAAAATGCTGTAGTAAGCAAATTTTAACATCCCTGAAATTGAGGTAAATGatgcaacaacaacataaaGCATAATAGTGCATTTAATAAAGACCAAAACCTCCAAAATAGTTTATATTTACTAACATTCTGGAGACGAATAGCTGACTCCACATATCGTTTTTGTATGAGTCACTATAAAACCAAATTATTAGCCGAGGGATTCCCTGTACTGGTCCCCAGGGATGAAAACCACTTCGTCGTCGTATTATGGAGATAAAAACATGATCGCATCTCTAAGGTTAAGATTGGGTAAATTCCTGTTTTTAATAATGTCCAAGGCAGCACTAGTGGCGGGCACATTCACATTTGAACAGAGGCTGATGTTAATGTGTATTGTCGCTGTAATTCAACCGCCCAAAAATCCAGCCTTTCCCCTCACTGTTTTTCAGTACTACTgctctttcttcttcctttccctATCCGGTTTTCCCCGGTTCCATCCACCTACTTCTTGTTCTTGGAatatattatgcaaaaaaacgTGTCAGCTGAGCGGCAGGTGGGGGCGTTCCTGAATAGATTATTCAAACGGCCTCTCTCTCGACCAATCAGGGCCCGGCCTGTCAGCGCGTCGCTGTATAAATTATGCGGGCTTGTCCAGAGCTCCAGATTTTTGTGTAGAGAGACGAGATGAGCTGACCTTGGATTGTATTCGTACCGCTACGTTCGGTGCACGAGCTTTAACGGACAGAATATAGAATAGCGCGTGTGGATGTGCTTTGCGGCGCTGGTCGCGTGGAGGTCGAGTCGGGACACTGGGCCGTTCGTCAACGGACTGTAAAACATGAGCAGCATGAATACGCCGTGCTACACCGTGGCTATGGATCTAGGCGTCTGCCAGCTGAGACATTTCTCCATATCGTTTCTGTCGTCTTTATTGAGCGCAGATGTGAAGCTCGACAACAGGTAAACGCCGTGTGCCTCCATAGGAGCTCTGCCCTTTTTTTCAACAGTTCCATGCACAGCCGCCTCTGTATTCAGGGCTCAGCTCCCTTCACCAGTAATGTCACCGCTGTGTGATGGAGGTAGTGCTCAGTCGATGGATGCTACAGTATCGTTACACTCAGAGGCCACACGGCCATAAACGCTTTCCAGGAAAGGGCATGAGGAATTGTTCCACAGAAAAGGGCATGAggaatatgttatatatatataaaccatatatatatatatatatatatatatatatatatatatatatatatatatattttttttttttttttatagaaatttCCAGAGGCTTCCTGTAACGACCCACATTTCCAGAAAGACAGAGGCTGGTTCTCCGTTGGCTGCTGCTCCCCATCGTTTTGTACCAAGGTTACAGCGCAGAttggtttaaaatgttttttatgaattcctcttttcttcttttgcagTTCGTCAGGAGCCAGCGTTGTGGCCATAGACAACAAGATTGAACAAGCAATGGTGAGTTTTCaacttgtttcttttctttatagGCCTACTGTGGGAAATGTCGACTACTAGAATGCCTTTTAATCCATACACTACAACGGGAtgaatttttgtttgtttgaaagaTAGGATTTAATAAGGAAAAATTCTGGGAATATTGGGATGAAGTAACTTAACATTGCACTTGCATTCCGTTACATGCTCTTGTCTgcgtagtttgtgtgtgtgtgtgtgtgtgtgtgtgtgttcatttaaaGTGGCAATCCTTAAGTATCCAGTCCTGGTTGATTTGGAATTTTTATTTGAGTGAAAACAATGGAATTGTGCAGAGAGTTTAGCATTCTGGAGCATAGACATAGAATGAAtctcattctatttctatggcCTGGAGTCTTGTTGTTGAAACCTGAGCTTCAAGTTTTCAGAATGCTGTGCATAGTTTcaattgtgtgtgtatacaatAGAAAAACACTGTACCAAAAGCTTTTTTCCGGGGAATGCCACGCCAGACACCCAGTTTGTAATACTGCAATTATATAAATATTCCAATCTTCAGCAGGCCATATGCTCTATCATTGTGATAGATAGTAATTTAACCATATGATTTAACAGacagttatttaaatgaaaatcttcgAGATTACGGTTTTTAATCTCTGGCAACAAACGTTAAACACGTTCTCGTCACTTCAGAAATAACTAATTATGATGGGGCCAAAATACTGTTTAAATGCTAATGTAATGGTGTATGTAGCGTCCTATACACAGTATAGTAACGGTAGCTACCTCAAACTAACCGCTGTAACCAGTTTGAGACAACGTCACGATCGtgttaagtatttttttgtatctctttttttttttcctaatgcATACATTTGTCGGTTCAGTAGTGGTATTACATTATAATTCACAGCCCCTTTCCCATCAAATGAAACggagttttattttctgtttcagtCGGTCTCTGTTGTTGTCGCTGCAGCTCTGTTGCTAGGCAAACTGGAAGGCTCTCAGCCTGGTTATAAATATCTTGGCCTTTGATTGGCCCACACTTAAATGTGGGCAGGGTTAATGCTGTGGCACCCTGGGAATACTCGCATTTTCTTTATCAtcaatttttattattatcaccaCCTTAGATTTAATATTGCATCACTTTTAAATATCTGTTCCCACTTATGTCATTATGCATGTTTAGTTTGTATGCATATTTAGTGACATATTCCAGTAGTGAACATTCacatctaataataataatcataataataatataatttatattattattattatttatattacttataaataaatgtttttttcctgctgTATGACATGTTGTGAcagtttgtttattttcattagcTTTATTCTTTCATTTAAATTGGGGGGAATAGTTGTAATAGATTACAAAGCCATGGAGTGCAACACATTTTGAGAAACCGCTTACCCATATCACTACAAAATCTCTGAGCAGCAATGTTTATAAAATCTTTTATATCCACACCGGATAAGCCCAAAATGTATTGTTGTCAAATTTAACACGTTTTTTTTAACGTGTCTTaaacatatattttaatatttacgATTTTGCCCATTTGCAATTGTCAGAAATTgaatatacaataaataaacaaacaaatacaatacatCTGAAACAAAGATTGGGCAATAGATTAGTGCCTGACTTTTCTTTTATGCAAATTTGTCGATATATTCCAGTCATAAagccatctctctgtctgtctcaggaCCTCGTGAAGAGCCACCTGATGTATGCTGTGCGTGAGGAGGTGGAGGTCCTAAAGGAGCAGATCAAGGAGCTGATTGACCGCAACTCTCAGTTGGAGCAGGAGAACACCCTGTTGAAGACACTGGCCAGCCCAGAGCAGATGGCCCAGTTCCAGGCCCAGGTTCAGACCGGCTCCCCGCCTGCCCCTTCAACATCTGCCACACCGGGAACCCCAAGCACCGCTGCACTTGCTCAGCCCCCCTCGCACAGCTCCGGCCCGTCGGCGTAGCCTGGTCtgcactgactgactgacttacTGACCGTTTTTTTCCAGTTCTGCTACAGCAGCAGAGCTAAACCTTGCCTTCTACAGCAGGAGGTTACGCTGTTAAGACAAGAATTTGCACATATTTATCTCTCAGAAGGATGCAGCCAGCGGGACATGCAGTGCTTTACAGCACGGTGGTGGAGGGGGGACGATCTTGAGATGCTTtgggggggtggtggggggttgGTTTCAGAGAAGAGAATTGAATCATCGAACATTTGCCAAATAACCCTTGGACATATCAACTAGAATGTCTAACCAAGAAGAAACAAAACAGCTTATCAGTGGCAACAATATACTTAGCTATagataaaaaaatcaaaaaaatcacTGTGCCTGTGTCTGGATTTTAGGTGATGTCAATTTTAGAAGGCGATGGAAGAGTAGGAGGGTGGAGGATTGTATTAGTTgttaccttttttgttttttgctgaaTGATGTAAATAAAAGTGGTTCTCTCTCAAGGCTAGATCCTAAAGTTACAAGCGGAGAGATTTGAGAGAGACTAAAAGCCTTCTTAGAGTGACAAATGAAGAATGTGAGCAATTATTATGACGGAGTCCCCATCTGGAATGGGGGAGTCTGGGGGGGAGGGCGTGGGAGGGTATTTTGAACAACACTGAGCATTGATGACGTTTCTTCAACTGTGGGTTGGTGGGGATGAACAAACCGTGGTTTCTTATGGAGATGATGATATTCTATTTCAGTATTTCACTTTCAAGCTCCTC
This window harbors:
- the LOC114563942 gene encoding TSC22 domain family protein 1 isoform X2; protein product: MSSMNTPCYTVAMDLGVCQLRHFSISFLSSLLSADVKLDNSSSGASVVAIDNKIEQAMDLVKSHLMYAVREEVEVLKEQIKELIDRNSQLEQENTLLKTLASPEQMAQFQAQVQTGSPPAPSTSATPGTPSTAALAQPPSHSSGPSA
- the LOC114563942 gene encoding TSC22 domain family protein 1 isoform X3 — its product is MILLTGGSMRVRGAQAEGHDEMAMKLLFWELEQHLKSSSGASVVAIDNKIEQAMDLVKSHLMYAVREEVEVLKEQIKELIDRNSQLEQENTLLKTLASPEQMAQFQAQVQTGSPPAPSTSATPGTPSTAALAQPPSHSSGPSA